The Leishmania mexicana MHOM/GT/2001/U1103 complete genome, chromosome 32 genome has a window encoding:
- a CDS encoding putative protein kinase — MPSTAATQIVSRDGSSTPPLTTDVDIRSPFLLYGPSGRLLSRYEPSDLWGLLISEHTTLNCTYAQTTVRVGRAGGCDTVLSDPRVSSTHFTISLELEPYGNSDHRNHRRGSGGHEIPLLVRRSPEGNPVHTRGMRTSANDASTSGADVPENAASGSLASSSSLFSPATAEKGLSKDGPSNARAFSGTTLPGWRVCRVSLTDCSANGTYVNDVLVGRGKCCDLHYGDDISIVRVPEKKRPRRGSTTPTDLSSEEDETQQESENEVACFTQGERGAKLRCGTAAASSSSAQHVAPSSSRDALAGGGAARMGTEANEEGSSPSSEDLHVTQMFTALLSTLSTEHTYVERFCFHLYHAEEVGRGGVPIIEPEKVLASQRAAAAGEGKAEEERQGEYKGEQGKYDDVLQLPKPELKHNLSQHKSVRFPDDPVTASDPPPQNADGDAVDSPPVPLSALQHRGRRASPSTSPIPPSALVPSFTAVSAAFAPQSSALSRASSASSLRTLSTVVTPHSLLRPRPSIRGSFIAPINLPDPEESTAPSNGSMQGSVMVSTPAIRFHESIGISPALQRKAAAQRALAARRGSSAASNQANAGFGTVGAIMKDMPADIPIRYAVLPLRHLQWGGRIGFGASGDVFMGIDVSTATVVAIKVLKGSSLFQSSQSADTVMAKAHSKTTSGKSAVPLVQDDGTILNLSNISLGHGTVADPRAASEGSIGAPHSSASGMMAPSHCAASLQVDYANEESIQASEASAATSSLASAHGNTSTALASTSSTSHCHTQVQQQQSPRLQPQNEHSASPLLRKHLREIIFLTTLQHHRIVRFLGFQFSGEGRLCLLMEYVAGGTLQTLVKNFGVFEENVIRLYTLQILEGLEYLKRKGVVHGDLKSANILVSEQGSVKLTDFGTSRFLRACAAEEKGAGEAAGADDERAGTDVRRARRRDESGEVHHAPADQARERYHHGNSPGADTAVEEDGRGEGISVGNSEGCGDWCRGTSDEDNFEEDEEGEDPSEDDGPERRLLCGTPLYMSPELIRTQEPTFASDMWALGCVVYEMATGGVLPWRPVHNLSAPAVIWYIGQRGEEGDGPSMDDVYTERDHLNRSRTEPSLHEAVEDSYDEEGGGRRSHSRSVGHWDRTPSPLLLDLLQSTLNVSPALRPTPAELLQHPFIRNEASNAALERWHALVAANRRPELKQRGEEGKELVSHRKLKAEPVADTKSTLRSVCGSAGSASRDASLHARASLSPTRTSPSPQAIHVEELDDNTPAKPGGENPLDMASRQQHPSLHPPPPLEEPMTSPSMNLLGDPWEDAEPSSALPLPPPASQPKAHSVQAPSVLGAGNPDSQPLIYEPPRRPDMRGRRIDVSQPVKGQAAAAPERLPSASYGAASLPWWAPQCFSAPTKLPVSRSRASAAALVGMQQAEQQVPYTMPVTQQSANKSYLRQHQLFLKQNELERRRLSFLVPQGGRQMRGRHRTEGPSILQQQLPVSMASAPAAAGIMPMYPPSYQYAMQQPVLEYTPGYSDYNPQVNTQTVKMRLPPDFTSQSLSVPQQQGRRQSGSSGSNRVMAGVQLQSVASSQQSLSQQQLRGNKPKHSSRRERSRNAPTTAAAPNVSPSLHPHTRSPVISMNPSHVRGPAAAASTHANSGPVLSHTPHQFAPQQQLSMQPPRPVIGGLTMEMDNLTSSSPLLSSFVASMAPLPVQDHRYVLGYRSAPIPVDQPASKSQQAHCQGPVFPLPSHPRHRHTAHAQSATTSSFVPGSGDGGGAVQQASPANAAEEEGAGNSAAQRNVRRGRQGRRSALSSSSLLFHQNRLRNPRRASPLLRQQLQQMTLARTHTCVVEHSDKQEQQQILPLSEETPASQQQEEPCSTKRLCAAKLSARGSSTPTAGQKRRIRTSLRVSTREAGRRQQQRRSQKQRDQSPEANGK, encoded by the coding sequence ATGCCCTCGACGGCCGCGACACAAATCGTCAGCCGCGACGGCTCCTCCACCCCGCCACTCACCACCGACGTCGACATCCGAAGCCCTTTCCTGCTGTACGGCCCATCGGGTCGCCTGCTGAGTCGCTACGAGCCCTCCGACCTCTGGGGGTTGCTCATCTCTGAGCACACAACGCTGAACTGCACGTATGCCCAGACGACAGTGCGGGTGGGCCGGGCTGGCGGGTGCGATACCGTCTTGAGCGACCCACGGGTGAGCAGTACGCACTTCACCATCTCGCTGGAGCTGGAACCTTATGGAAACAGCGACCACAGAAACCAccggcgtggcagcggcggtcaTGAGATACCTTTGCTGGTGCGTCGCTCACCAGAAGGCAACCCCGTCCATACTCGAGGCATGCGCACAAGCGCGAACGACGCTAGCACCTCTGGCGCGGACGTCCCGGAAAACGCCGCCTCCGGTAGTTtggcatcgtcgtcgtccctGTTCAGTCCCGCAACTGCCGAAAAGGGCTTGAGCAAGGATGGCCCGTCCAATGCAAGAGCCTTTTCAGGGACGACGCTGCCGGGTTGGCGAGTGTGTCGTGTATCGCTCACCGACTGCAGCGCGAACGGCACCTACGTCAATGACGTGCTCGTCGGCCGCGGGAAGTGCTGTGATCTGCACTACGGCGATGACATCAGTATTGTGCGGGTGCCGGAAAAGAAACGTCCGCGTCGCGGCTCCACCACACCGACAGACCTGTccagcgaagaggacgaaACACAACAAGAGTCGGAGAATGAAGTTGCGTGCTTTACCCAGGGCGAACGTGGTGCGAAGCTGCGGTGCGGgaccgcggcagcgtcatcgTCCTCCGCCCAGCACGTCGCTCCATCGTCGTCGCGGGACGCGctcgccggcggtggcgctgcacgcATGGGAACTGAGGCGAACGAAGAAGGCAGCTCGCCAAGCAGCGAAGACCTCCACGTAACGCAGATGTTCACGGCGCTCCTCTCCACGCTCTCGACGGAGCACACGTATGTGGAGCGCTTTTGCTTCCACCTTTACCAtgccgaggaggtggggcGAGGCGGCGTGCCCATCATCGAGCCCGAAAAGGTTCTCGCCTCtcagagggcggcggcggcaggggaAGGGAAAGCAGAAGAGGAAAGACAGGGGGAGTACAAGGGGGAGCAGGGCAAGTATGACGATGTGCTGCAGTTGCCGAAACCCGAGCTGAAGCACAACTTGTCGCAACACAAGTCGGTGCGCTTCCCTGATGATCCGGTTACGGCTTCCGACCCACCACCCCAAAatgccgacggcgacgccgtggaCTCACCGCCAGTTCCGCTCTCTGCACTTCAGCATCGTGGCCGACGCGCCTCCCCGTCCACGTCTCCGATCCCTCCTTCTGCCCTGGTGCCGAGTTTCACCGCTGTCAGCGCTGCCTTCGCTCCGCAGAGCAGCGCGCTCTCGCGCGCCTCCAGCGCGAGCTCGTTGAGGACACTCTCTACGGTAGTTACCCCGCACTCCCTTCTCCGGCCACGTCCGTCCATCCGGGGGAGCTTCATCGCCCCGATCAACCTTCCCGACCCCGAGGaatcgacggcgccgtcgaaCGGATCCATGCAGGGTTCCGTCATGGTATCCACCCCGGCAATTCGCTTTCACGAAAGCATCGGCATCAGccctgcgctgcagcgtaaggcggctgcgcagcgcgcgcttGCCGCACGCCgcgggagcagcgccgcaagcAACCAGGCTAACGCCGGCTTCGGCACCGTTGGGGCGATTATGAAGGACATGCCAGCGGATATTCCCATTCGCTATGcggtgctgccactgcgccACCTGCAGTGGGGTGGCCGCATCGGCTTCGGCGCGAGCGGGGATGTATTCATGGGTATCGACGTCTCGACCGCCACGGTGGTCGCCATCAAAGTGCTGAAAGGCAGCTCGCTTTTTCAGTCCTCCCAGTCGGCCGACACGGTGATGGCTAAAGCGCACAGCAAAACCACCTCGGGAAAGTCAGCAGTACCGTTGGTGCAGGACGACGGTACTATCCTCAACTTGTCAAACATCAGCCTGGGGCACGGCACAGTCGCGGACCCCCGCGCAGCGTCGGAAGGCTCGATCGGTGCTCCTCACTCCTCGGCCTCCGGCATgatggcgccgtcgcacTGTGCCGCCTCACTGCAGGTTGACTACGCGAACGAGGAGTCGATACAAGCTAGCGAGGCGTCCGCAGCGACCTCGTCATTAGCCTCCGCGCACGGGAACACCTCCACAGCGCTGGCTAGCACGTCGTCTACCTCTCATTGCCACACGCAggttcagcagcagcagtcacCTCGGCTACAGCCGCAAAACGAGCACTCCGCCTCCCCACTTCTCCGCAAGCACTTGCGGGAGATTATCTTTctgacgacgctgcagcaccaccgcatcGTGCGCTTCCTCGGCTTCCAGTTCAGCGGCGAGGGTCGTCTGTGTCTTCTTATGGAGTACGTGGCGGGTGGGACCTTGCAGACACTGGTCAAGAACTTCGGTGTGTTTGAGGAGAACGTGATTCGCCTATACACGCTGCAGATTCTAGAGGGCTTGGAGTACCTGAAGCGCAAGGGTGTTGTACATGGTGACTTGAAGAGCGCGAACATCCTCGTGTCGGAGCAGGGTAGCGTGAAGCTGACAGACTTTGGCACCAGTCGCTTCttacgcgcgtgtgcagcagaGGAAAAGGGAGCCGGGGAAGCGGCTGGGGCAGACGATGAGCGGGCGGGGACTGACGTGCGTCGCGCTCGTCGCCGGGACGAGTCTGGCGAAGTCCACCACGCACCTGCAGATCAGGCGCGCGAGCGCTATCATCACGGCAACTCCCCTGGCGCCGATACCGCGGTGGAAGAAGAtggcagaggggagggcatCAGCGTCGGCAACTCAGAAGGGTGCGGAGACTGGTGTCGCGGCACCAGCGACGAGGACAActtcgaggaggacgaggagggagaggaccccagcgaggacgacggcCCAGAGCGTCGCTTGCTCTGCGGCACGCCTCTCTACATGAGCCCCGAGCTCATCCGTACGCAAGAGCCGACCTTCGCCTCCGACATGTGGGCCCTAGGATGTGTGGTGTACGAGATGGCAACCGGTGGCGTTTTACCGTGGCGGCCGGTGCACAACCTGAGTGCGCCGGCGGTTATTTGGTACATTGGGCAGCGGGGCGAAGAGGGCGACGGACCCTCGATGGATGACGTCTACACGGAGCGAGACCACCTGAACCGCTCGAGAACCGAACCGTCGCTTCATGAGGCAGTGGAGGACTCGTATGACGaagagggcggagggcgccgcagccacagccgcagcgtggGCCACTGGGATCGCACTCCATCTCCTTTGCTGTTGGACCTCCTGCAGTCTACGTTGAACGTGAGCCCAGCACTCCGCCCCACCCCAGCAGAGCTGCTTCAGCATCCCTTTATCCGCAATGAAGCCTCTAATGCGGCGCTCGAGCGCTGGCACGCCTTGGTGGCAGCGAACCGTCGCCCCGAACTGAAGCAGCGCGGCGAGGAAGGCAAGGAATTGGTGTCACATCGCAAGCTGAAGGCTGAGCCTGTCGCGGATACCAAGAGTACGCTGAGGTCGGTGTGTGGCAGCGCAGGCAGCGCTTCAAGAGACGCCTCACTGCACGCTcgcgcctcgctctcccccacacgcacgtcaCCCTCGCCACAAGCGATTCacgtggaggagctggacgACAACACCCCGGCCAAGCCAGGCGGCGAGAATCCGCTGGACATGGCATcgaggcagcagcatcctTCGCTGCACCCCCCGCCTCCGCTAGAAGAGCCAATGACATCACCGTCGATGAACCTCTTGGGCGACCCCTGGGAAGATGCGGAGCCGTCttccgcgctgccgcttccgccaCCGGCCAGCCAGCCGAAGGCGCATTCAGTGCAGGCCCCCTCGGTGCTTGGTGCAGGCAACCCCGACTCGCAGCCGCTCATCTATGAGCCCCCGCGGCGGCCAGACATGCGTGGTCGTCGCATAGACGTGTCGCAGCCGGTAAAAGGTcaagccgctgcagccccgGAACGCTTGCCCAGCGCGTCGTACGGTGCGGCGTCCCTGCCGTGGTGGGCCCCGCAGTGCTTCTCGGCACCGACCAAGCTGCCCGtttctcgctctcgcgcctctgccgctgctcttgtGGGTATGCAACAGGCTGAACAGCAGGTGCCGTACACCATGCCAGTGACGCAGCAAAGCGCGAACAAGTCGTACCTGCGTCAGCATCAGCTATTCCTCAAGCAAAACGAGCTCGAGCGTCGTCGACTCTCTTTTTTAGTGCCGCAAGGCGGACGGCAAATGCGCGGTCGCCACCGCACCGAAGGGCCGTCGATactacagcagcagctgcccgTGTCCATGGCTTCTgctccggcggcggctgggATAATGCCCATGTACCCGCCTAGCTATCAGTacgcgatgcagcagcccGTGCTGGAATACACGCCCGGCTACAGCGACTACAATCCACAGGTGAACACGCAGACGGTGAAAATGCGCCTGCCGCCGGACTTCACAAGTCAGTCGCTCTCCGTCCCACAACAGCAGGGCAGACGacagagcggcagcagcggcagcaacaggGTGATGGCaggtgtgcagctgcagagcgtCGCCTCCAGTCAGCAGTCActctcgcagcagcagctgcgaggAAACAAGCCGAAGCACAGCAGCCGGAGAGAGCGCTCGCGGAACGCGCCGActaccgcggcggcgcccaACGTCTCGCCTTCGCTGCACCCCCATACCCGCAGCCCCGTCATATCAATGAATCCCAGCCATGTCAGGggccctgcagcggctgcctccACACACGCGAATAGTGGCCCTGTACTCTCACACACGCCACATCAAtttgcgccgcagcagcaactctCCATGCAGCCACCGCGCCCCGTTATAGGGGGCTTGACGATGGAGATGGACAATCTTACGTCATCTTCCCCACTATTGTCGAGCTTTGTGGCGTCGATGGCACCCCTACCAGTGCAGGACCACAGATACGTACTCGGCTACCGCAGTGCACCCATCCCGGTGGATCAGCCGGCCTCAAAATCGCAACAAGCCCACTGCCAAGGACCCGTTTTCCCCCTTCCTTCGCatccgcgccaccgccacaccgcacacgcacagtcGGCCACGACAAGCAGCTTCGTCCCCGGCAgtggagacggcggcggtgccgtccaGCAGGCTTCGCCAGCCAATgccgctgaggaggagggggctggAAACAGCGCTGCCCAACGGAACGTTCGCCGTGGGAGGCAAGGTCGCCGGAGCGCTTTGTCCTCTTCCAGTCTACTTTTCCATCAGAACCGCCTCCGAAACCCACGGCGTGCTTCTCCGCTACTGAGGCAGCAGCTACAGCAGATGACCTTGGCACGTACTCACACGTGTGTGGTAGAGCACAGCGACAaacaggagcagcagcaaatACTACCTTTGAGCGAAGAAACCCCAGCTtcacagcagcaggaagAGCCATGCAGCACGAAGCGACTGTGCGCGGCAAAGTTGAGCGCGCGGGGCTCGTCTACCCCCACAGCGGGACAGAAGCGGCGCATTCGCACATCGCTCCGTGTGTCCACCAGAGAGGCGGGCCGGCgtcagcaacagcggcgttCGCAGAAGCAGCGAGATCAGTCTCCGGAGGCGAACGGAAAGTAG
- a CDS encoding amino acid permease-like protein yields the protein MFGCTMISLSSGSVLGAALSLAVTTMGAGILTLPSAYADAGIIPATLILVGVGILTVFSIDYIILGVEKLGRNSYEELTRELLGKKAEEVVRWMLIIYNTGSAIGYLVVLEDLVAPMQPLVTSYLPALTTPKHSLLSFWAVFILPLSCVPTLGALHISSFLAISATSLICIMIIFRYFVPGPTELSPMTTDAIANGTASANWWWGKYPLLALPIIMFSFDCQSLVFQIYAGLNDMRRSVMIKVAIISLTVTGCIHAAVGLFGYLSNPVDVRDNIISNYDPNVDRLFQIGYLLYTAPMILAFVLMMFPIRDSIFILWYGYSSASMATHVPRSRDFTRLVHQEEALELMVNAESEHQHNHCNGFGSKHNNYGSFKVELQQFIEAKKHHNEIERIPLRDHLIISITLSTLCVAVALLVPGIVSVVSLLGGLCCSTLCFIVPGLYRWQLHYKNIARCQTFGERALMVFMVVFGGVVAILGTAVWVDDVLISI from the coding sequence ATGTTCGGCTGCACAATGATTAGCTTGAGCAGCGGGAGCGTTCTCGGAGCTGCCCTGAGCCTTGCCGTCACCACCATGGGTGCCGGCATCCTCACACTGCCTTCCGCCTACGCAGATGCTGGCATCATCCCTGCGACTCTTATCCTCGTCGGTGTCGGCATTCTCACGGTGTTCTCGATAGACTACATCATCCTAGGTGTAGAGAAGCTGGGTCGTAACTCGTACGAGGAGCTTACACGTGAGCTGCTTGgcaagaaggcggaggaagTGGTACGATGGATGCTAATCATTTATAACACGGGATCTGCTATTGGCTACCTCGTCGTCTTGGAAGACCTTGTAGCACCGATGCAGCCTCTCGTCACCAGCTACCTGCCCGCGCTCACCACGCCGAAGCActcgctgctctccttctGGGCCGTCTTCATCCTACCGCTCTCCTGCGTTCCCACGCTGGGGGCCCTGCACATCTCCTCCTTCCTCGCCATCTCGGCGACGAGTCTAATCTGCATCATGATCATTTTCCGCTACTTCGTGCCAGGCCCCACGGAGCTATCCCCCATGACCACAGACGCCATCGCCAACGGCACAGCATCTGCCAACTGGTGGTGGGGTAAGTACCCCTTGCTGGCTCTGCCGATCATCATGTTCTCGTTCGACTGCCAGTCCCTCGTATTTCAGATATACGCTGGCCTGAACGACATGCGGCGAAGCGTCATGATTAAGGTGGCCATCATCAGTCTCACCGTCACTGGCTGCATCCACGCTGCCGTCGGTCTCTTCGGCTACCTCTCGAACCCCGTGGACGTGCGCGACAACATCATCAGCAACTACGACCCCAACGTCGACCGCCTTTTTCAGATTGGCTACCTCCTGTACACCGCACCGATGATTTTAGCGTTCGTTCTGATGATGTTCCCTATTCGCGACTCGATCTTCATTTTGTGGTATGGCTACAGCTCTGCGTCGATGGCGACACACGTGCCGCGTAGCAGGGACTTCACGCGACTTGTACACCAAGAGGAAGCGCTGGAACTGATGGTGAATGCGGAAAGTGAGCATCAGCACAACCACTGTAACGGTTTCGGTAGCAAGCACAACAACTACGGCAGCTTCAAGGTGGAACTGCAGCAGTTTATCGAAGCGAAGAAGCATCACAACGAGATTGAGCGGATTCCGCTGCGAGATCATCTCATCATTAGCATCACACTGAGCACTctgtgcgtggcggtggccctCCTAGTTCCCGGGATCGTGTCGGTGGTCTCGTTGTTAGGAGGTCTGTGTTGCTCCACGCTGTGCTTTATTGTGCCTGGTCTGTACCGCTGGCAGCTGCACTACAAGAACATTGCTCGCTGTCAGACGTTTGGGGAGAGGGCGCTTATGGTGTTCATGGTAGTCTTTGGCGGCGTTGTCGCCATCTTAGGCACCGCTGTGTGGGTCGATGATGTCCTAATCAGCATATAA